The Cyclopterus lumpus isolate fCycLum1 chromosome 6, fCycLum1.pri, whole genome shotgun sequence genome contains a region encoding:
- the slc35b4 gene encoding UDP-xylose and UDP-N-acetylglucosamine transporter, with product MGTGLAIALVFVGCCSNVVSLELLVRQFPGCGNIVTFAQFLFIALEGLIFESNFGRKKPAIPIRNYVIMVTMFFTVSVINNYALNFNIAMPLHMIFRSGSLIANMILGIVILKKRYSASKYLSIALVSAGIFICTIMSAKQVNVANEGSEEQNVYAFMRWLIGIGMLTFALLMSARMGIFQETLYKQYGKHSKEALFYNHFLPLPGFLLLSTDIYNHCVYFSQSTPTVVPVVGLNVPLMWLYLLINVITQYVCIRGVFILTTECASLTVTLVVTLRKFLSLIFSILYFQNPFTEWHWVGTGVVFLGTLLYTEVWSSMRAALRGPEVKEKKAD from the exons ACAGTTTCCAGGATGCGGCAACATCGTCACCTTCGCTCAATTTTTATTCATCGCATTAGAAGGTTTGATCTTCGAAAGTAACTTTGGGAGGAAGAAACCAGCGATCCCGATCAG AAACTATGTGATCATGGTGACCATGTTCTTCACAGTCAGTGTGATCAACAACTACGCTCTCAACTTCAACATCGCCATGCCGTTACACATGATCTTCAGATCG GGATCTCTAATTGCGAACATGATTCTGGGAATAGTCATCCTGAAGAAAAG GTATTCAGCGAGTAAATATCTGTCCATCGCTTTAGTTTCAGCTGGCATCTTCATCTGCACCATCATGTCTGCCAAACAAGTG AATGTGGCCAATGAGGGATCAGAAGAGCAAAACGTTTATGCCTTCATGCGCTGGCTTATAG GAATCGGCATGCTGACCTTCGCTCTGCTGATGTCTGCGAGGATGGGCATCTTCCAGGAGACGCTGTACAAGCAGTACGGAAAACACTCCAAGGAAGCTCTCTTCTACAAC CACTTCCTGCCTCTGCCGGGCTTCCTGCTCCTTTCCACGGACATCTACAACCACTGCGTGTACTTCAGTCAGAGCA ctcCTACAGTTGTTCCTGTGGTTGGACTCAATGTGCCATTAATGTGGCTCTACCTGCTGATCAACGTCATCACACA GTATGTGTGCATTCGCGGCGTTTTCATTCTGACCACCGAGTGCGCCTCGCTGACCGTCACTCTGGTGGTGACCCTGAGAAAGTTCCTCAGCCTCATCTTCTCCATCCTGTACTTCCAAAACCCCTTCACTGAGTGGCACTGGGTGGGCACAGGGGTGGTCTTCCTGGGCACTCTGCTGTACACGGAGGTGTGGAGCAGCATGCGGGCGGCTCTGCGTGGACCTGAGGTCAAGGAGAAGAAGGCAGATtaa